A window of the Streptomyces sp. Ag109_O5-10 genome harbors these coding sequences:
- a CDS encoding helix-turn-helix domain-containing protein, with protein MPRGERPLADDDGVLTAFAADLRRLRAEAGSPPYRELARRAHYSSSTLADAAAGRRLPSLAVTLAYVRACDGDPAAWETRWRSTAAELAADAPAEAPTGSLDDERRSPYAGLAAFEPQDAERFFGRERLTDDLVTRVRDHRFLAVFGASGSGKSSLLRAGLLPRADAIAAGKGEWRTVLLVPGPHPLEECAARLAALNGGSATALSEELREKPRALHMTVLQILADRSEDSELLLIVDQFEEVFTLCAGTRERAAFIEALTTAAQAANSRTRVVIGVRADFYARCSEHPELVEALRDAQLLVGPMTTDELRRAISQPAVQADCTVETPLLARVVADATGQPNALPLISHALRETWRRRRGNTLTLAGYEAAGGIRHALAQTAETVFAALTPAQQDLARAVFLRLVVLGEGVDDTRRRVARAELDALAHPGTQAVLDALAQARLVTLDTDTVEVTHEALLQAWPRLAGWLNEDRAGLLVHQRLTEAATIWDREHRDPGLLYRGSRLATAAEWAERHRGDLLLGERVQDFLTASLRQQRRAAHLRRAAVAVLAVLAVLASTAAVVAFQQRGAARAERDVAISREITARSEQVEGNDTSLAARLSLAAYRLRPSPELYTRLLSTENTPLATTLNGHTGTVFAVAYSPDRRTLATAGADGTVRLWDVTDSARPRALGKPLRDHIGWVYWLAFSPDGRTLAAAGRDRAVRLWNVTDPAHPVVWGPPLRGHTSYVFSVSFSADGRILATASYDHTVRLWNVSDPAHATLVGHALTDHVGAVASATFSPRGRVLASAGHDHTIRLWDIADPAEPKPLGIAMKGHEDTVYAVAFSPDGRTLASVSNDHTVRLWDVSRPTHATPLGPALTGHTDSVYAVAFSPDGQTLATAGADHTVRLWNVTDPRHPSTLGEPLTGHTDYVYWLAFSPDGRTLASASRDHTVRLWHLPATRLATQGPLGAVAFSPGGRLLATGGSDQTTKLWDVTDPSLPRELAALAGTEDTVSSVAFSPDGRLLATSGADGTVRLWDVADPRRARRLRVLGGHKGPVMRVVFSRNGRVLATASADHTVRLWNVTDPGRARALSVLQGHTDSVEALAFSPDGHVLASAGADDTLRLWNTSNPAQPRLFRPAVQTDSGGIRAAAFSPDGHTLATASADHTVRLWNVTDPVHLARAGLPLTGHSSFVDTLTFSPDGHVLATGGDDRTVRLWDVSHPEHAGAIGAALTGHGGPVNDTAFSPDGRVLATVADDRTLQLTRVDVGVAVQRVCVSTRSALTPQQWQQYLPDLPFRSLC; from the coding sequence GTGCCACGAGGCGAGCGTCCGCTGGCGGACGACGACGGCGTGCTGACCGCCTTCGCGGCCGACCTGCGGAGATTACGGGCCGAGGCGGGGAGCCCGCCCTACCGGGAGTTGGCCCGTCGGGCGCACTACTCGTCCTCGACCCTCGCGGACGCAGCCGCGGGGCGCAGACTGCCGAGCCTGGCCGTCACCCTCGCATACGTACGGGCCTGTGACGGTGATCCGGCCGCGTGGGAGACGCGGTGGCGTTCGACCGCCGCGGAATTGGCGGCCGATGCGCCGGCCGAGGCGCCGACCGGTTCCCTCGACGACGAGCGCCGGAGCCCCTACGCGGGGCTCGCGGCGTTTGAGCCGCAAGACGCCGAACGGTTCTTCGGACGCGAGCGCCTGACCGACGACCTGGTCACCCGCGTCCGTGACCATCGCTTCCTCGCGGTGTTCGGCGCCTCCGGCTCGGGCAAGTCGTCCCTGTTGCGGGCCGGCCTGCTGCCCAGGGCCGATGCCATCGCAGCGGGGAAAGGCGAATGGCGCACGGTATTGCTCGTCCCCGGCCCCCACCCGCTGGAGGAGTGCGCGGCGCGACTCGCCGCGTTGAACGGCGGTTCAGCCACCGCCCTGTCCGAGGAGCTACGGGAAAAGCCCCGCGCCCTGCACATGACCGTGCTGCAGATCCTCGCCGACCGGTCCGAGGACAGTGAACTCCTGCTGATCGTGGACCAGTTCGAGGAGGTCTTCACTCTCTGCGCCGGCACACGGGAGCGGGCCGCATTCATCGAGGCACTGACCACCGCAGCCCAGGCCGCCAACAGCCGTACCCGTGTCGTGATCGGCGTCCGGGCCGACTTCTACGCCCGCTGCTCCGAACACCCGGAGCTTGTCGAGGCGCTGCGCGACGCCCAGTTGCTTGTCGGCCCGATGACCACCGACGAGCTGCGCCGGGCCATCAGCCAACCCGCCGTACAGGCCGATTGCACGGTCGAAACCCCGCTGCTGGCCCGCGTCGTCGCCGATGCCACCGGCCAGCCCAACGCCCTGCCGCTGATCTCACACGCCTTGCGCGAAACCTGGCGGCGCCGACGCGGCAACACCCTCACCCTGGCTGGTTACGAAGCCGCCGGCGGTATCCGACATGCTCTCGCGCAGACAGCCGAAACCGTCTTCGCCGCCCTGACGCCTGCGCAGCAGGACCTGGCCCGCGCCGTCTTCCTGCGGCTCGTCGTCCTGGGCGAGGGGGTCGACGACACCAGACGACGCGTGGCGCGCGCCGAATTGGACGCCCTCGCTCACCCCGGTACCCAGGCCGTTCTGGACGCCCTGGCCCAGGCCCGCCTCGTCACACTGGACACCGACACCGTCGAGGTCACCCACGAGGCACTGCTCCAAGCGTGGCCGCGGCTGGCCGGCTGGCTGAACGAGGACCGGGCAGGACTCCTCGTCCACCAGCGGTTGACGGAAGCCGCGACCATCTGGGATCGCGAACACAGGGATCCGGGCCTGCTCTACCGCGGCAGCCGGCTGGCCACAGCTGCCGAATGGGCCGAACGTCACCGCGGCGACCTCCTTCTCGGCGAACGGGTCCAGGACTTCCTGACGGCGTCCCTCCGGCAGCAACGCCGGGCAGCTCACCTGCGCCGAGCGGCAGTCGCGGTACTGGCCGTCCTGGCGGTACTGGCCTCAACCGCCGCCGTCGTCGCGTTCCAGCAGCGCGGCGCCGCACGGGCGGAGCGCGATGTCGCCATTTCCCGGGAGATCACGGCCCGGTCCGAGCAGGTGGAGGGCAACGACACCTCGCTGGCCGCACGTCTCAGCCTGGCCGCCTACCGGCTGCGGCCCTCTCCCGAGCTCTACACCAGGCTCCTCAGCACCGAGAACACGCCCCTCGCGACCACGTTGAACGGCCACACCGGCACCGTTTTCGCCGTGGCCTACAGCCCTGACCGGCGCACCCTTGCCACCGCGGGCGCCGACGGCACCGTGCGCCTGTGGGACGTCACCGACTCCGCCCGCCCCAGAGCGCTCGGCAAACCCCTCAGGGACCACATCGGCTGGGTGTACTGGCTGGCCTTCAGCCCCGACGGCCGCACTCTGGCAGCCGCGGGCCGCGACCGGGCGGTACGGCTGTGGAACGTCACCGACCCCGCTCACCCCGTGGTGTGGGGGCCGCCCCTGAGGGGGCACACCAGTTACGTGTTCTCCGTGTCGTTCAGTGCCGACGGCCGGATCCTCGCCACCGCGAGCTACGACCACACGGTGCGGCTGTGGAACGTGTCCGACCCCGCGCACGCCACGCTCGTCGGTCACGCCCTGACCGACCATGTGGGGGCGGTCGCCTCGGCGACGTTCAGCCCGAGAGGGCGCGTGCTCGCCAGCGCCGGCCACGACCACACCATCCGCCTTTGGGACATCGCGGACCCGGCCGAGCCCAAGCCTCTCGGCATTGCGATGAAGGGCCACGAAGACACGGTCTACGCGGTCGCCTTCAGCCCCGACGGACGCACGCTCGCCAGCGTCAGCAACGACCACACCGTGCGCCTGTGGGACGTGTCCCGCCCCACGCACGCCACCCCTCTGGGCCCTGCGCTGACCGGCCACACCGACTCGGTGTACGCCGTGGCGTTCAGCCCCGACGGACAGACCCTCGCCACCGCCGGCGCCGACCACACCGTACGGCTGTGGAACGTCACCGACCCCCGGCACCCGTCGACCCTCGGCGAACCGCTGACCGGTCACACCGACTACGTCTACTGGCTGGCCTTCAGCCCGGACGGCCGTACGCTCGCCAGTGCCTCCCGTGACCACACGGTACGGCTGTGGCATCTTCCCGCTACTCGTCTGGCCACCCAAGGTCCCCTCGGTGCCGTCGCCTTCAGCCCCGGTGGTCGTCTTCTGGCCACCGGGGGCAGCGACCAGACCACGAAGCTCTGGGATGTCACCGATCCATCGCTTCCCAGAGAACTGGCTGCGCTGGCGGGCACCGAGGACACCGTCTCCAGCGTGGCCTTCAGCCCCGACGGCCGCCTGCTGGCCACGTCCGGAGCCGACGGCACCGTGCGTCTGTGGGACGTAGCCGACCCCCGCCGGGCCAGGCGCCTGCGGGTGCTGGGCGGCCACAAGGGCCCGGTCATGCGTGTGGTGTTCAGCCGGAACGGCCGCGTGCTGGCCACCGCGAGCGCCGACCACACGGTACGGCTGTGGAACGTCACCGATCCGGGGCGTGCCCGCGCTCTGAGCGTCCTCCAGGGCCACACCGACAGCGTCGAGGCGCTGGCGTTCAGCCCGGACGGACACGTTCTGGCCAGCGCGGGCGCCGATGACACGCTGCGTCTGTGGAACACGTCGAATCCGGCACAGCCCCGGCTGTTCCGGCCGGCCGTACAGACCGACAGCGGCGGCATTCGCGCCGCGGCCTTCAGCCCGGACGGTCACACCCTCGCCACCGCGAGCGCCGACCACACCGTACGCCTGTGGAACGTCACCGACCCTGTCCACCTCGCACGGGCGGGCCTGCCGCTCACCGGCCACTCCAGCTTCGTCGACACCCTCACCTTCAGCCCGGACGGGCATGTCCTGGCCACCGGTGGCGACGACCGGACCGTGCGCCTGTGGGACGTATCGCATCCGGAACATGCCGGCGCCATCGGTGCGGCCCTGACCGGTCACGGCGGACCCGTCAACGACACGGCGTTCAGCCCGGACGGGCGTGTCCTGGCAACCGTCGCCGACGACCGCACCCTTCAGCTGACGCGCGTCGACGTCGGGGTAGCCGTCCAACGGGTCTGCGTCAGCACCCGCAGCGCCCTGACACCGCAGCAATGGCAGCAATACCTGCCCGACCTGCCGTTCCGGTCCCTGTGCTGA
- a CDS encoding peptidase inhibitor family I36 protein produces MGDTQRAEPVPRQLAIGSFLGAAALVLTTLGAAGTAEAADCPSGALCAYTSTYESGSRGAVYEDNTDLTGFSPFRGAESLWNAGTSCNVRVYSERNYTGHYWTLARGTGMYSLNDVADNPEWGTALYHHVYSDDWCV; encoded by the coding sequence ATGGGAGACACGCAAAGGGCGGAGCCTGTACCCAGGCAGCTCGCCATCGGCTCCTTCCTGGGCGCCGCAGCACTCGTCCTGACCACCCTGGGGGCGGCAGGCACCGCCGAAGCCGCAGACTGCCCCTCCGGGGCGCTGTGCGCCTACACCTCGACGTACGAATCCGGATCACGCGGGGCGGTCTACGAGGACAACACGGACCTCACCGGCTTCTCCCCGTTCCGTGGCGCCGAGTCTCTGTGGAACGCCGGTACCTCCTGCAACGTACGGGTCTACAGCGAGCGCAACTACACGGGCCACTACTGGACGTTGGCCCGCGGCACGGGCATGTACTCGCTCAACGACGTGGCCGACAACCCGGAATGGGGAACGGCTCTGTACCACCACGTCTACTCGGACGACTGGTGCGTGTGA
- a CDS encoding Chromate resistance protein ChrB produces the protein MTELSVGPSQHRGAVRRALCKAGALSLGQGEWAVPDVPVFAAGEEQSLERPRRWHRYLSARVACGVPEAADAGRRLEACAAVREDYAERVFAARDQTPGARR, from the coding sequence GTGACCGAATTGTCTGTCGGCCCCTCCCAGCACCGGGGCGCGGTCCGGCGGGCGCTGTGCAAGGCCGGTGCGCTCTCGCTCGGGCAGGGCGAGTGGGCCGTTCCGGACGTGCCGGTCTTCGCCGCCGGTGAGGAACAGTCGCTGGAACGGCCGCGGCGCTGGCACCGGTACTTGTCCGCGCGGGTCGCCTGCGGAGTTCCGGAGGCGGCCGACGCGGGCCGACGGCTCGAGGCGTGCGCCGCCGTCCGCGAGGACTACGCCGAGCGGGTCTTCGCCGCTCGCGATCAGACGCCGGGGGCGCGCCGGTGA
- a CDS encoding MFS transporter, producing MRPLYAAGFTTAFGAHGIAANLGGHTDDAVTSLLVLGGLLALYDGAEVVLKPLFGMLADRIGARPVLFGGLVAFAAASALYAVADSPGWLWAARLGQGAAASAFSPSASVLVARLNPSAGHGRAFGSYGFHKSIGYTLGPLLGGVLVWAGGLRLLFAVLAVLGAAVAVWAALTVPDAAPLPKARQTVLDLARRLAEPVFLAPTAALAAATAALSAGVGFLPVSGRAVGLGTVATGAAVSLLAGCAALVQPRAGRALDDGRLTARTGLAAGLSLTASGLTCAMLPGLTGILLAAALIGAGTGLITPLGFAALAASAPAERLGQTMGAAELGRELGDAGGPLLVAAIASIATLTYGFGALAALTGALAVAEFLHRRSVLPLPGSRTEG from the coding sequence ATGCGGCCGCTGTACGCGGCCGGGTTCACCACCGCCTTCGGCGCGCACGGCATCGCCGCCAACCTCGGCGGCCACACCGATGACGCTGTCACCTCCCTGCTCGTGCTCGGCGGATTGCTGGCCCTCTACGACGGCGCCGAGGTCGTCCTCAAGCCGCTCTTCGGCATGCTCGCCGACCGGATCGGTGCCCGCCCGGTGCTGTTCGGCGGGCTCGTGGCCTTCGCCGCCGCGTCCGCGCTGTACGCCGTCGCCGACAGTCCCGGCTGGCTCTGGGCCGCCCGCCTCGGCCAGGGAGCCGCGGCCTCGGCCTTCTCGCCCTCCGCCTCCGTGCTGGTCGCCCGCCTCAACCCGTCGGCCGGGCACGGGAGGGCCTTCGGCAGCTACGGTTTCCACAAGTCGATCGGCTACACCCTCGGTCCGCTGCTGGGCGGCGTTCTGGTGTGGGCCGGAGGTCTGCGCCTGCTGTTCGCCGTCCTGGCGGTGCTCGGCGCGGCGGTCGCCGTCTGGGCCGCGCTCACCGTGCCCGATGCGGCGCCGCTGCCCAAGGCCCGGCAGACGGTCCTCGACCTGGCCCGACGGTTGGCCGAGCCTGTCTTCCTCGCCCCGACGGCCGCGCTCGCGGCAGCCACCGCGGCCCTGTCGGCCGGCGTCGGTTTCCTGCCTGTCTCCGGCCGCGCCGTGGGGCTGGGCACGGTCGCGACCGGGGCGGCGGTGTCGTTGCTCGCCGGCTGTGCGGCCCTCGTGCAGCCGCGTGCCGGGCGCGCTCTGGACGACGGACGCCTCACCGCCCGGACCGGCCTGGCCGCAGGGCTGTCGCTCACCGCCTCGGGGCTGACCTGTGCGATGCTGCCGGGGCTGACCGGCATCCTCCTCGCAGCCGCGCTGATCGGGGCCGGTACGGGGCTGATCACCCCGCTCGGCTTCGCCGCACTGGCAGCGAGCGCTCCTGCGGAACGGCTGGGGCAGACCATGGGCGCCGCCGAACTGGGCCGCGAACTGGGCGACGCGGGCGGCCCGCTGCTCGTCGCGGCCATCGCCTCGATCGCCACCCTCACCTACGGCTTCGGAGCGCTCGCCGCGCTCACCGGGGCCCTCGCGGTGGCGGAGTTCCTTCACCGCCGCTCGGTGCTGCCTCTACCCGGGTCGAGGACCGAAGGGTGA
- a CDS encoding DedA family protein gives MAPPLPGPLAHLAPLLGHYGYWAVGAVVLVEDFGVPAPGETILIAAGIYAGAGRLNIVAVAVIAFAAAVVGDNVGYLIGRSGGRALVHRWGRYVFLTPERFHKAEEFFTRHGAPIVIVARFIEGLRQANGIIAGTSGMPWRRFLAYNAIGAALWVGLWATLAFVAGTHITALYDEITRYQLYALIALAVLAAALVGRHVLRRRHEN, from the coding sequence ATGGCGCCGCCCCTGCCCGGTCCGCTGGCCCACCTCGCCCCACTGCTCGGACACTACGGCTACTGGGCCGTCGGCGCAGTGGTCCTCGTCGAGGACTTCGGTGTCCCCGCCCCGGGCGAGACCATCCTGATCGCCGCGGGGATCTATGCCGGAGCCGGCCGGCTGAACATCGTGGCGGTCGCGGTGATCGCCTTTGCCGCAGCCGTCGTGGGCGACAACGTCGGCTACCTGATCGGCCGCTCCGGCGGACGGGCCCTCGTGCACCGCTGGGGCCGCTACGTCTTCCTCACCCCCGAGCGCTTCCACAAGGCGGAGGAGTTCTTCACCCGCCACGGCGCCCCGATCGTCATCGTGGCCCGCTTCATCGAAGGACTGCGCCAGGCCAACGGCATCATCGCCGGGACCAGTGGCATGCCCTGGCGACGCTTCCTCGCCTACAACGCGATCGGTGCCGCGCTGTGGGTCGGGCTGTGGGCGACGCTGGCCTTCGTGGCCGGCACCCACATCACCGCCCTCTACGACGAGATCACCCGCTACCAGCTCTACGCACTGATCGCTCTCGCAGTTCTGGCCGCCGCGCTTGTCGGCCGGCATGTGCTGCGGCGCAGACACGAGAACTGA
- the htpG gene encoding molecular chaperone HtpG, translated as MGSSAETLEFQAETRQLLRLVIHSIYSNKDIFLRELISNASDALDKLRLESLTDSGLTEIDTADLHITLEVDKDARTLTVRDNGIGMTRDDLVDLIGTIAKSGTAGLLEKIKESKDAATVENLIGQFGVGFYSAFMVADKVTLRTRRAGTGSGTQWESDGEGTYDLQSVDGLPVGTSVTLHLKPADSEDGLADYLSESKIRQIVKRYSDFIRWPIRMATERSDAEGETTSGIDTLNSMKALWGRPRSEVTEGEYNEFYQQISHDWLPPAETIHMRAEGTFEYEALLFIPSQAPFDLFSRETKPGVQLYVKRVFIMDDCEALMPNYLRFVKGVVDAHDLSLNVSREILQHDRQIRGVRRRLVKKVLGAIKDMQSKDAERYAKVWAQFGRALKEGLLEDTDNTETLLELLSAASTHDPEKTTTLREYVERMKDGQDTIYYLTGESRAMVENSPHMEAFAAKGYEVLILTDPVDEVWVDQIPAFDGHRLQSIAKGQVDLDESADGDQDSDAEKVQREQDFAALLPWLTTTLSEQVKQVRLSSRLTTSAACIVGDAHDVTPTLEKMYRAMGQQIPPVKRILELNPAHPLVNALRTAHDAGADDPALAEIAELIYGSALLAEGGDLPDPARFTRLLTDRLTHTL; from the coding sequence ATGGGCAGCAGTGCCGAGACGCTGGAATTCCAGGCCGAGACCCGCCAGTTGCTCCGACTGGTGATTCATTCGATCTACTCGAACAAGGACATCTTCCTGCGCGAGCTGATCTCGAACGCCTCCGACGCCTTGGACAAACTGCGGCTGGAATCGCTGACCGACTCCGGCCTCACCGAGATCGACACCGCCGACCTGCACATCACGCTCGAGGTCGACAAGGACGCCCGCACCCTGACCGTCCGTGACAACGGGATCGGCATGACCCGGGACGATCTCGTCGACCTGATCGGCACGATCGCCAAGTCCGGCACCGCCGGCCTGCTGGAGAAGATCAAGGAATCCAAGGACGCCGCCACCGTCGAGAACCTGATCGGGCAGTTCGGCGTCGGCTTCTACTCGGCGTTCATGGTCGCCGACAAGGTCACCCTGCGCACTCGGCGCGCCGGCACCGGCTCCGGCACCCAGTGGGAGTCCGACGGCGAGGGCACCTACGACCTCCAGAGCGTCGACGGCCTGCCCGTGGGCACCTCGGTCACCCTGCACCTCAAGCCCGCCGACAGCGAGGACGGGCTCGCCGACTACCTGTCCGAGTCGAAAATCCGCCAGATCGTCAAGCGGTACTCCGACTTCATCCGCTGGCCGATCCGGATGGCCACCGAGCGCAGCGACGCCGAGGGCGAGACCACCTCCGGCATCGACACGCTCAACTCGATGAAGGCGCTGTGGGGCCGGCCGCGCAGTGAGGTGACCGAAGGCGAGTACAACGAGTTCTACCAGCAGATCAGCCACGACTGGCTGCCCCCGGCCGAGACGATCCACATGCGCGCCGAAGGCACCTTCGAGTACGAGGCGCTGCTGTTCATCCCCTCGCAGGCACCCTTCGACCTGTTCTCCCGCGAGACCAAGCCCGGCGTGCAGCTCTACGTCAAGCGGGTGTTCATCATGGACGACTGCGAAGCGCTCATGCCCAACTATCTGCGCTTCGTCAAGGGTGTCGTGGACGCCCACGACCTGTCGCTGAACGTCTCCCGCGAGATCCTCCAGCACGACCGGCAGATCCGCGGCGTACGCCGGCGCCTGGTCAAGAAGGTCCTCGGCGCCATCAAGGACATGCAGTCCAAGGACGCCGAGCGCTACGCCAAGGTGTGGGCGCAGTTCGGCCGGGCGCTGAAGGAAGGCCTGCTCGAGGACACGGACAACACCGAGACCCTGCTGGAGCTGCTGTCGGCCGCCTCCACCCACGACCCGGAGAAGACCACCACGCTGCGCGAGTACGTCGAGCGCATGAAGGACGGCCAGGACACCATCTACTACCTCACCGGCGAGAGCCGCGCCATGGTGGAGAACTCCCCGCACATGGAGGCCTTCGCCGCCAAGGGGTACGAGGTCCTCATCCTCACCGACCCCGTCGACGAGGTGTGGGTGGACCAGATCCCGGCCTTCGACGGTCACCGTCTGCAGTCCATCGCCAAGGGCCAGGTCGATCTCGACGAGTCCGCCGACGGCGACCAGGACTCCGACGCCGAGAAGGTCCAGCGCGAACAGGACTTCGCCGCCCTGCTGCCGTGGCTGACCACCACTCTGTCCGAGCAGGTCAAGCAGGTCCGGCTGTCCTCACGCCTGACGACCTCGGCGGCCTGCATCGTCGGCGACGCCCACGACGTGACGCCGACCCTGGAGAAGATGTACCGGGCGATGGGCCAGCAGATACCCCCGGTCAAGCGGATCCTGGAACTCAACCCCGCACACCCGCTGGTCAACGCCCTGCGCACAGCACACGACGCAGGCGCCGACGACCCCGCGCTGGCGGAGATCGCCGAACTGATCTACGGCAGCGCGCTGCTCGCCGAAGGAGGCGACCTGCCCGACCCGGCCCGCTTCACCCGGCTGCTCACCGACCGCCTGACCCACACCCTGTAA
- a CDS encoding type III effector protein, with translation MTAADQPSAARTNTHSPASFLAAEAALAAIDDALRDAQHETPDAGDPGPEQALASLMLLRQVRERLAGWETGLIETARDAGASWADLAHPLGVASRQAAERRYLRGRPGAAGTTGEQRVTATRQARAAERATATWARANAADLRRLAGQISALAHLAPEARSAQAALHAALGAADAAELIAPLTGMRPYLDARHTGLVESLDALEDRRTAAAADDD, from the coding sequence GTGACCGCAGCCGACCAGCCGTCCGCGGCCCGTACGAACACCCACAGCCCGGCGTCGTTCCTTGCCGCCGAGGCGGCTCTCGCCGCCATAGACGACGCGTTGCGCGATGCCCAGCACGAGACTCCCGACGCCGGGGACCCCGGTCCCGAGCAGGCGCTGGCCTCCCTGATGCTGCTGCGGCAGGTGCGCGAGCGGCTGGCAGGCTGGGAGACGGGCCTCATCGAAACCGCCCGCGACGCCGGAGCCAGCTGGGCCGACCTCGCCCATCCCCTCGGCGTCGCCAGCCGTCAGGCCGCCGAACGCCGCTACCTGCGCGGCCGCCCCGGCGCCGCAGGCACCACCGGCGAGCAGCGCGTGACGGCCACCCGCCAGGCCAGAGCCGCCGAACGCGCCACCGCCACCTGGGCCCGCGCCAACGCCGCCGACCTGCGCCGTCTCGCCGGACAGATCAGCGCGCTCGCCCACCTCGCGCCGGAAGCGCGCTCAGCCCAGGCCGCCCTGCATGCCGCTCTCGGCGCCGCCGACGCCGCCGAGCTCATTGCGCCCCTGACCGGAATGCGTCCCTACCTCGATGCCCGCCACACCGGCCTCGTCGAATCCCTGGACGCCCTCGAGGACCGGCGAACGGCGGCAGCCGCTGACGATGACTGA
- a CDS encoding Hsp20/alpha crystallin family protein: protein MLMRTDPFRELDRLTQQLMGPGTWSRPSPMPMDAYREGDQYVVAFDIPGVTSDAIDIDVERNMLTVKAERRPVAKADDVQMDLSERPLGVFSRQIVLADTLDTEHIQADYDAGVLTVRIPIAERAKPRKISIGVGSGHKKISG, encoded by the coding sequence ATGTTGATGCGCACCGACCCCTTCCGTGAGCTGGACCGGCTGACGCAGCAGCTGATGGGCCCGGGCACCTGGTCGCGGCCGTCCCCGATGCCCATGGACGCCTACCGCGAAGGCGACCAGTACGTGGTGGCCTTCGACATCCCCGGCGTCACCTCGGACGCGATCGACATCGACGTCGAACGGAACATGCTCACCGTCAAGGCCGAGCGCCGGCCCGTGGCGAAGGCCGACGACGTGCAGATGGACCTGTCGGAACGGCCGCTGGGCGTCTTCTCCCGCCAGATCGTGCTCGCCGACACCCTGGACACCGAGCACATCCAGGCCGACTACGACGCGGGCGTGCTCACGGTTCGCATCCCGATCGCCGAACGCGCCAAGCCCCGCAAGATCTCCATCGGCGTCGGCTCCGGCCACAAAAAGATCTCCGGCTGA
- a CDS encoding DUF2267 domain-containing protein: MTLRREAFLDHVKERGEYATPEEAERAARVVLALLGAHLVGEVRAQLAARLPEEFALILLNPLQSAEPLPPERFVRATAAWIEGATEQTANWDVSAVLSTVADTAGKDLMGQILLQLPVGYDLLFGRPQPT, translated from the coding sequence ATGACCCTGCGACGCGAAGCGTTCCTCGACCACGTGAAGGAACGCGGCGAGTACGCCACTCCCGAGGAAGCCGAACGTGCGGCCCGCGTGGTGCTCGCGCTGCTCGGCGCACACCTGGTCGGTGAAGTCCGCGCCCAGCTCGCGGCACGCCTGCCGGAGGAATTCGCCCTGATCCTGCTCAACCCGCTGCAGAGCGCCGAACCCCTGCCCCCAGAGCGGTTCGTCCGCGCGACCGCCGCCTGGATCGAGGGCGCCACCGAGCAGACCGCGAACTGGGACGTCAGCGCCGTGCTGTCCACCGTCGCCGACACGGCAGGCAAGGACCTGATGGGGCAGATCCTGCTCCAGCTCCCCGTCGGCTACGACCTCCTCTTCGGCCGCCCCCAGCCCACCTGA
- a CDS encoding L-threonylcarbamoyladenylate synthase: MTARTSDIEKAAGVLRAGGLVALPTETVYGLGANAEDPAAVSRIFQVKGRPPSHPLIVHISGAEHLDDWVQEVPATARLLAERFWPGPLTLVLRRGPRVPLEATGGLETVAVRVPDHPVALALLKAFGGGVTAPSANRFGSVSPTTADDVRAELGDAVDFVLDGGACEVGVESTIVDATGEVPTILRPGGVTREDLEAVLGRPLAVPVTSRVRVPGQHPSHYAPRARVVLVEPEKVVAEAELARDLGHRVGVFLPAAFAGAEVKAHAVVQVPGSMAAYARGLYGFLRELDQQECDLIVASLPAEEGLGLAIANRLRRAAGPRTTA; the protein is encoded by the coding sequence GTGACGGCAAGAACCAGTGACATCGAGAAGGCAGCCGGTGTGCTGCGTGCCGGCGGTCTGGTGGCCCTCCCGACCGAGACCGTCTACGGTCTTGGTGCCAATGCCGAGGACCCCGCCGCCGTCTCGCGCATCTTTCAGGTCAAGGGGCGCCCGCCCTCGCACCCTCTGATCGTCCACATCAGTGGCGCGGAACACCTGGACGACTGGGTCCAGGAGGTACCCGCGACGGCCCGCCTACTGGCCGAACGCTTCTGGCCGGGGCCCCTCACGTTGGTCCTGCGGCGCGGTCCCCGGGTGCCACTCGAGGCAACCGGTGGCTTGGAGACGGTGGCTGTCCGCGTGCCCGACCACCCCGTGGCGCTCGCGCTGCTGAAGGCTTTCGGTGGCGGTGTCACGGCCCCGTCCGCGAACCGATTCGGCTCGGTGAGCCCGACGACCGCGGACGACGTCCGTGCCGAGCTCGGCGACGCCGTCGATTTCGTGTTGGACGGCGGTGCCTGCGAGGTCGGCGTCGAGTCGACCATCGTCGACGCCACCGGCGAGGTCCCGACCATTCTGCGGCCCGGCGGGGTGACGCGCGAGGACCTCGAAGCGGTACTGGGGCGCCCGCTCGCGGTCCCGGTCACCAGCCGCGTCCGGGTGCCGGGCCAGCATCCGTCGCACTATGCGCCGCGGGCGCGGGTCGTCCTCGTCGAGCCGGAGAAGGTCGTCGCCGAGGCGGAGCTGGCGCGGGATCTGGGGCACCGGGTCGGCGTGTTTCTTCCTGCCGCCTTCGCCGGCGCCGAGGTGAAGGCGCACGCGGTGGTGCAGGTCCCCGGTTCGATGGCAGCGTATGCGCGGGGGCTGTACGGGTTCCTGCGCGAACTCGACCAGCAGGAGTGCGACCTCATCGTCGCGTCACTGCCGGCAGAGGAGGGGCTGGGACTGGCGATCGCCAACCGGCTGCGCCGCGCCGCGGGGCCACGGACCACCGCGTGA